Proteins encoded by one window of Podarcis muralis chromosome 11, rPodMur119.hap1.1, whole genome shotgun sequence:
- the LOC114606481 gene encoding gamma-secretase subunit Aph-1b-like has translation MTLAVFFGCAFIAFGPALALFLLTVVAEPLRIIILIAGAFFWLASLLFSSLVWFIAAKASDPSNEALQRGLLIFGVIFSVLLQEAFRFLYYKLLRKAIEGLLALSEDGCSPISIQQMAYVAGLGFGLMSGAFSMINLLADSLGPGTVGIHGDSQLYFLTSAFMTLVLVLLHTFWGIIFFHGCETKQWWEVGAVVLTHLIVSGLTFWNPIYLGSLLPAYLLMAGAAVWAFHVSGGSKENLRHFLLCLRSGTAPPPGS, from the exons ATGACCCTGGCCGTCTTCTTCGGCTGCGCCTTCATCGCCTTCGGGCCGGCGCTGGCGCTCTTCCTGCTGACGGTGGTGGCCGAGCCGCTGCGCATCATCATCCTCATCGCAGG GGCCTTCTTCTGGCTGGCCTCGCTGCTCTTCTCCTCGCTGGTCTGGTTCATCGCGGCCAAGGCCAGCGACCCGTCCAACGAGGCGCTCCAGAGGGGCCTCCTCATCTTCGGCGTCATCTTCTCGGTGCTGCTGCAGGAGGCCTTCCGCTTCCTCTACTACAAGCTGCTCAG GAAGGCGATTGAGGGGCTGTTGGCCCTGAGTGAAGATGGCTGCTCTCCCATCTCCATCCAGCAGATGGCGTACG TGGCCGGCCTGGGCTTTGGCCTCATGAGTGGGGCCTTCTCCATGATCAACCTGCTGGCGGACTCTCTGGGGCCCGGCACGGTGGGCATCCACGGGGACTCCCAGCTCTACTTCCTGACGTCAG CCTTCATGACGCTGGTGCTGGTCCTTCTGCACACCTTCTGGGGGATCATCTTCTTCCACGGTTGTGAGACCAAGCAGTGGTGGGAAGTGGGAGCTGTGGTGCTCACCCACCTGATCGTCTCTGGCCTG ACGTTCTGGAACCCGATCTACCTGGGGAGCCTCCTCCCTGCCTACCTGCTCATGGCAGGTGCTGCCGTCTGGGCCTTCCACGTCTCTGGCGGCTCCAAAGAGAACCTGCGCCACTTCCTCCTGT GCCTGCGGAGTGGGACAGCGCCACCGCCCGGATCCTGA